The following are encoded in a window of Candidatus Aminicenantes bacterium genomic DNA:
- a CDS encoding S9 family peptidase, giving the protein MPLPFLLCCLLTPAPLCAGGDNPTKSPRQETLTLERIFASPDFGVKRFGPAHWQDDGNSYTRLEKTKAKGLEGMDIVQYVPGQKKGKILVSARQLINPETAKPLEIEEYSWSNDGRKLIIFTNSKPVWRQNTRGDYWILNLESNCLWQVGGKAEDSSLMFAKISPNGSRVAYVLHNDIYVQTLSDDPQKRCIIRLTMNGSKTLINGTFDWVYEEEFHLRDGFRWSPDSRHIAYWQLDSSGVGIYTLVNTTDSLYPVLKTIPYPKAGTTNSACRIGVVPAGGGETSWVELAGDPRNHYIPRMDWAASSNEIIFQRMNRLQNENHLMLFNVNNKQCTTVLTERDDAWLDAVDDLKWLNNGTHFTWVSERDGWRHVYVVSRNGSDQQCVTPGSYDVMRVLHIDDKYGWIYFSASPENPARQYLYRASLEKPGKPQRLTPANQPGTHGYRISPNAKWAFHTHSTFSTPPITAMISLPDHREVTVFEDNKNLQQILSGIKRSPQEFFSIDIGNGVKLSAWCIKPPDFDPDKRYPVLFYVYGEPWNQTVIDRYGRNYPWYLLLAQQGYIIMSVDNRGTPQPRGRDWRKCVYRRIGILASADQGAAVRALIAQRPYIDPERVGVWGWSGGGTMTLNLLFRHPELYRTGMAVAPVPDMRLYDTIYQERYMGLPADNQEGYTNGSPITFAHHLKGNLLIVHGTGDDNVHYQGTERLINKLVEHDKAFTMMAYPNRSHGIREGKNTTLHLYRLLTRFLNENLPPGAQ; this is encoded by the coding sequence ATGCCATTGCCGTTTTTGCTCTGCTGCCTGCTCACACCAGCGCCCCTCTGCGCCGGCGGTGACAACCCGACCAAGAGCCCGCGGCAGGAAACGCTGACTTTGGAGCGCATCTTCGCTTCTCCCGATTTCGGCGTCAAACGATTCGGCCCGGCCCACTGGCAGGATGACGGCAACAGCTATACCCGGCTGGAAAAGACAAAAGCAAAAGGCCTCGAGGGTATGGATATAGTGCAATACGTACCTGGTCAAAAAAAGGGCAAAATCCTGGTGTCTGCCCGGCAACTGATCAATCCCGAGACCGCAAAACCGCTTGAAATCGAGGAATACAGCTGGTCCAATGACGGCCGCAAGCTCATAATCTTTACCAACAGCAAACCGGTCTGGCGCCAGAACACCCGCGGTGATTACTGGATCCTCAACCTGGAAAGCAATTGCTTGTGGCAAGTCGGCGGCAAGGCTGAAGACTCATCGCTGATGTTTGCCAAGATCTCGCCGAACGGAAGCCGGGTTGCTTACGTGCTCCACAATGACATTTACGTACAAACCCTTTCAGACGATCCGCAAAAGCGCTGCATCATCCGCCTGACCATGAACGGCAGTAAAACCCTGATCAACGGCACCTTTGACTGGGTATACGAAGAGGAGTTCCACCTGCGTGACGGCTTCCGCTGGTCCCCGGACAGCCGCCACATCGCCTACTGGCAACTGGACAGCAGCGGCGTCGGCATCTACACCCTGGTCAACACCACCGACAGCCTCTACCCGGTGTTGAAAACCATCCCCTACCCCAAAGCCGGCACCACCAACTCCGCCTGCCGCATCGGCGTCGTACCCGCCGGCGGTGGAGAGACTTCCTGGGTAGAGCTTGCAGGAGACCCGCGCAACCACTACATCCCGCGCATGGACTGGGCCGCATCTTCCAATGAGATCATCTTCCAGCGCATGAACCGCCTGCAGAACGAAAACCACCTCATGCTTTTCAATGTCAACAACAAACAATGCACCACGGTTCTGACCGAAAGAGACGACGCCTGGCTCGATGCCGTAGACGACCTCAAGTGGCTGAACAACGGCACACACTTCACCTGGGTCAGCGAACGCGACGGCTGGCGGCATGTTTACGTCGTCTCCCGTAACGGATCGGACCAGCAATGCGTCACCCCCGGCAGCTACGACGTCATGCGGGTGCTGCACATCGACGATAAATACGGCTGGATCTACTTTTCCGCTTCTCCGGAAAACCCCGCCCGGCAGTACCTGTACCGGGCCTCCCTGGAGAAACCGGGAAAACCGCAGCGCCTGACCCCCGCAAACCAACCCGGAACCCACGGCTACCGCATTTCACCCAACGCCAAGTGGGCATTCCACACCCATTCCACCTTTTCAACCCCGCCCATCACCGCCATGATCTCTCTCCCCGATCACCGCGAGGTCACGGTTTTCGAAGACAACAAAAACCTGCAACAAATCCTGTCCGGGATCAAACGCTCCCCCCAGGAATTCTTTTCCATCGACATCGGCAACGGCGTCAAACTGAGCGCCTGGTGCATCAAGCCCCCCGATTTCGACCCGGACAAACGCTATCCAGTCCTGTTCTACGTGTACGGCGAACCCTGGAACCAGACGGTCATCGACCGCTACGGCCGCAACTACCCCTGGTACCTGTTGCTGGCCCAACAGGGCTATATCATCATGAGCGTCGACAACCGCGGCACCCCCCAGCCCCGGGGCCGGGATTGGCGCAAATGCGTTTACCGCCGAATCGGCATCCTGGCCTCGGCCGACCAGGGCGCCGCCGTTCGCGCCCTGATCGCCCAACGGCCCTACATCGATCCCGAACGCGTCGGCGTATGGGGCTGGAGCGGCGGCGGCACCATGACCCTCAACCTCTTGTTCCGCCACCCCGAACTCTACAGGACCGGCATGGCCGTGGCCCCGGTCCCCGACATGCGCCTGTACGACACCATCTACCAGGAACGCTACATGGGATTGCCCGCGGACAACCAGGAAGGCTACACCAACGGATCCCCCATCACCTTCGCCCATCATTTAAAAGGAAACCTGCTCATCGTTCACGGCACCGGAGACGACAATGTCCACTACCAGGGCACCGAAAGGCTGATCAACAAGCTGGTCGAACACGACAAGGCATTCACCATGATGGCTTACCCCAACCGCTCCCACGGCATCCGCGAAGGCAAGAACACCACCCTGCACCTCTACCGCCTGCTGACCCGCTTCCTGAACGAAAACCTCCCCCCTGGAGCACAATAA